The following are from one region of the Quercus robur chromosome 1, dhQueRobu3.1, whole genome shotgun sequence genome:
- the LOC126722970 gene encoding aquaporin TIP1-2-like, translating to MPIRGIAIRWPELEETYPTDALRGALAEFISTLIFVFAGEGSGMAFNKLTDDASTTPAGLVAAALAYAFGLFNLLPSQSPSTSPMARGILYWIAQLLGSTVACLLLKFSSGGLTTSAFSLSTGVSVWNAFVLEIVMTFGLVYTVYATAFDKRSEGNIKIIAPIAIGFIVGANILAGGAFDGASMNPAVSFGPALVSWDWTNHWGLLGWAFDRRWNCWPCVRVLLQPH from the exons ATGCCGATCCGTGGAATAGCAATCAGATGGCCAGAACTAGAAGAGACTTATCCCACGGATGCACTAAGAGGTGCATTAGCCGAGTTCATTAGTACACTAATATTTGTGTTTGCTGGTGAGGGTTCTGGCATGGCCTTCAATAAGCTCACTGATGATGCCTCCACCACACCTGCCGGGCTTGTAGCCGCCGCGTTGGCATATGCATTTGGCTTATTTAATTTGTTGCCGTCTCAGTCTCCTTCAACATCTCCCATGGCGCGCGGTATCCTCTACTGGATTGCTCAACTCCTTGGCTCTACTGTGGCTTGTTTGCTCCTTAAGTTTTCCTCTGGTGGCTT GACAACATCGGCGTTTTCGTTGTCAACTGGGGTGTCCGTGTGGAATGCATTCGTGTTAGAGATCGTGATGACATTTGGGTTGGTTTACACAGTTTATGCGACGGCCTTCGATAAAAGAAGCGAAGGAAATATTAAGATAATTGCACCAATTGCAATTGGTTTCATAGTTGGTGCCAACATATTGGCTGGTGGGGCTTTTGATGGGGCATCCATGAACCCAGCAGTGTCATTTGGGCCAGCTTTGGTCAGCTGGGACTGGACCAACCACTGGGGTCTACTGGGTTGGGCCTTTGATCGGAGGTGGAATTGCTGGCCTTGTGTACGagttcttcttcaaccacacTAA
- the LOC126722979 gene encoding transcription factor FER-LIKE IRON DEFICIENCY-INDUCED TRANSCRIPTION FACTOR, which translates to MEASANPLVNINDFELHDFIDETNFHHCINLIRGGSNDPVVNFDTDIINGCFVDNQFGPNPGDMYDFNGTTMMSDPNTMFNTLGSFGDDVKDGDEDNDREDSSATTTTTTTTTPTKRAKGDRSRTLISERRRRGKMKEKLYALRSLVPNITKMDKASIVGDAVLYVQELQSKAKQLKSEIAGLEASLVGSERYQGSIESPKKVQVLQNNYQVSKKIIMQMDVYQVEERGFYVRLVCNKGGGVALSLYKALESLTTFIVQSSNLATVSERFVLTFTLNVIDSEQEIHLPNLRLWIAAALVNEQFELKTPLSYA; encoded by the exons ATGGAAGCCTCTGCAAATCCCCTAGTGAACATCAATGATTTTGAGCTACATGATTTCATTGACGAGACCAATTTCCACCATTGCATCAATTTAATCCGAGGAGGAAGCAATGACCCAGTTGTGAATTTTGATACTGATATTATTAATGGTTGTTTTGTTGATAACCAATTTGGTCCGAACCCGGGTGATATGTATGATTTTAATGGTACTACTATGATGTCAGACCCAAATACTATGTTCAACACGTTGGGAAGTTTTGGTGATGATGTCAAGGACGGGGATGAAGATAATGATAGAGAGGATTCCTCggcaaccaccaccacaaccacgaCTACAACCCCGACGAAGAGGGCGAAGGGTGATCGGTCAAGAACTTTGATTTCAGAGCGGAGGAGGAGAGGAAAGATGAAGGAAAAGCTTTATGCATTGCGTTCCTTGGTTCCTAACATCACAAAA ATGGATAAGGCCTCCATTGTTGGAGATGCTGTACTCTATGTGCAAGAGCTGCAAAGCAAGGCTAAGCAGCTAAAATCTGAGATTGCGGGTCTTGAAGCATCCTTAGTAGGATCAGAAAGATACCAAGGATCAATTGAAAGCCCTAAGAAGGTTCAAGTGTTACAAAACAACTATCAGGTTTCCAAGAAGATAATCATGCAG ATGGATGTGTACCAAGTGGAGGAAAGAGGCTTTTATGTGAGATTGGTGTGCAATAAGGGAGGAGGGGTGGCTTTATCACTATACAAGGCTCTCGAATCCCTTACTACCTTCATAGTTCAGAGCTCCAACTTGGCCACAGTTTCTGAGAGATTTGTACTGACATTTACGTTAAAT GTGATAGATTCTGAGCAGGAAATCCATTTGCCAAATTTGAGACTATGGATTGCTGCGGCTCTAGTGAACGAACAGTTTGAATTAAAAACACCTTTGTCATATGCCTAG